The proteins below are encoded in one region of Aequorivita iocasae:
- a CDS encoding ABC-F family ATP-binding cassette domain-containing protein translates to MVNIHNLSVSFQGDYLFEKITFQLKPGDRVGLVGKNGAGKSTLLKIIAGEQEYDSGQIATDKEISIGFLKQDIDFEKGRTVLEESYEAFTEIKKLEKQLAEINTQLAERTDYESDGYHQLMVDLNEVQHQYEIHGGYNYQGETERILQGLGFQREDFTKLTETFSGGWRMRIELAKLLLQNNDILLLDEPTNHLDIESILWLEEFLKGYAGAVVIVSHDKMFLDNVTNRTIEISLGKIYDFNKPYTQYLILRNELREQQLASQKNQQKQIEQTEKLIDKFRAKASKATMAQSLIKKLDKIDRIEVDEDDNSVMTLRFPVSITPGKVVIEAENISKNYGEKNVLNGVDLLVDRDSKIAFVGQNGQGKSTLAKIIVGEIEYDGKLTLGHNVQIGYFAQNQADYLDGSKTVLDTMIDAANEKNRSRVRDILGSFLFRGDEVEKFVRVLSGGERNRLALAKLLLQPFNVLVMDEPTNHLDIKSKNVLKDALKSFEGTLLLVSHDRDFLQGLTNKVYEFKDHHIKEYLGDIDYFLEQRNLQNLREAEKKTVVSEVKEKRSAGEEYEIQKKLKSVKNKLSNVESAISSLEKEIATIDTELLINYEETIAKPHFFDKYQEKKKKLKKLMEEWEVLQETVESLS, encoded by the coding sequence ATGGTCAATATCCACAATTTATCGGTTTCCTTTCAGGGCGACTACTTGTTTGAGAAAATTACCTTTCAATTAAAACCCGGAGACAGGGTTGGTTTGGTAGGTAAAAACGGCGCTGGCAAATCAACGCTTTTAAAAATCATTGCCGGCGAGCAGGAATACGATAGTGGCCAAATAGCGACCGATAAAGAAATATCCATTGGTTTTCTGAAACAAGATATCGATTTTGAAAAAGGCCGAACTGTTTTGGAAGAATCTTACGAAGCTTTTACAGAAATCAAAAAGCTTGAAAAACAACTTGCTGAAATCAATACGCAATTAGCCGAGCGCACCGATTATGAAAGTGATGGTTACCATCAATTAATGGTTGATTTAAATGAGGTGCAACATCAATATGAAATCCACGGCGGTTACAATTACCAAGGCGAAACCGAACGTATTTTGCAGGGTTTGGGTTTTCAGCGGGAAGATTTTACAAAGCTCACCGAAACCTTTTCCGGCGGGTGGCGCATGCGTATCGAACTTGCCAAACTTCTGCTTCAAAACAACGATATTTTACTGCTGGATGAGCCTACAAACCACTTGGATATTGAATCTATTCTTTGGTTGGAAGAATTCTTAAAAGGATATGCAGGTGCCGTTGTAATCGTTTCCCACGATAAAATGTTTTTGGACAACGTGACCAATCGTACCATTGAAATTTCCCTTGGAAAAATTTACGATTTCAACAAGCCATACACCCAATATTTAATTCTCCGGAATGAACTGCGCGAGCAACAATTGGCGTCGCAGAAAAATCAGCAAAAGCAGATTGAACAGACTGAAAAATTGATTGATAAATTTCGCGCAAAGGCAAGTAAAGCCACGATGGCGCAGTCGCTCATAAAAAAATTGGACAAAATAGACCGTATTGAGGTAGATGAAGACGATAACAGTGTTATGACGCTGCGTTTTCCAGTTTCAATCACCCCTGGAAAAGTAGTTATTGAAGCCGAAAATATTTCAAAAAACTATGGCGAAAAAAATGTTTTGAATGGCGTGGACCTTTTGGTAGATCGCGACAGCAAAATTGCTTTTGTTGGTCAAAACGGGCAAGGGAAATCTACTTTGGCAAAAATAATTGTTGGTGAGATAGAATACGATGGGAAACTCACTTTGGGCCACAATGTGCAGATAGGTTATTTTGCGCAAAACCAAGCTGATTACCTGGACGGAAGCAAAACGGTACTCGACACGATGATTGATGCGGCCAATGAAAAAAACCGAAGCCGAGTCCGTGATATTTTGGGGTCTTTCCTTTTCCGTGGAGATGAGGTTGAAAAATTTGTACGTGTGCTGAGTGGGGGCGAACGAAACCGTTTGGCTCTGGCAAAATTGCTTTTGCAGCCTTTCAATGTTTTGGTGATGGATGAGCCCACAAACCACCTCGACATAAAATCCAAAAACGTATTGAAGGATGCGCTGAAAAGTTTTGAAGGAACTTTGCTTTTGGTTTCCCACGACCGTGATTTTCTGCAAGGATTAACCAATAAGGTTTACGAATTTAAAGACCACCACATCAAAGAATATTTGGGTGATATTGATTATTTCCTTGAACAGCGAAACCTTCAAAACCTTCGTGAAGCTGAAAAGAAGACGGTCGTTTCCGAAGTAAAAGAAAAGAGAAGCGCCGGCGAGGAATATGAAATTCAGAAAAAACTGAAATCGGTAAAAAATAAATTAAGCAATGTAGAATCGGCAATTTCATCTTTGGAAAAAGAGATTGCAACTATTGACACCGAACTTCTTATAAATTACGAAGAAACCATTGCCAAGCCACACTTTTTTGACAAGTATCAAGAAAAGAAAAAGAAACTCAAGAAGCTGATGGAAGAGTGGGAAGTGCTTCAGGAAACAGTGGAATCCCTATCCTAA
- a CDS encoding patatin-like phospholipase family protein — protein MENENTFKLCITMAGAVSAGAYTAGVLDYLIETLDLWEKAKEKNRKLGVAHPDYDHTIPMHQVEIDVISGSSAGGISGSLTFMALADKNFKSFNKDNPTGTNNIFYKSWVDMGNTAENSTVDKLLNNSDLKEYGEVRSLLNTQAIDVIADEALAVREQREIPKYASDSLDVILTTTNLRGINFMVNFDASGRDTSKGTVITNHGGFFRYKLKNDKFPTGIPEKEDELYYVLDLSNETHLQYLKDATLSTAAFPIGLKSREVAISAEYIKRYPKYLFNKSKGIEPLLPEGAIYKFNSVDGGVINNEPYGIGLKVLREKNPKSIEACKYGVIMIDPFPNKDHDVAESGSGIMSIAGGLLKALRNQVMFNQDGILDALDMTDRTKFLIEPIRKIEKDGKWVRPKNDLAAAPIGGFAGFLSRDFREHDFQLGRKNCQVFLRYYFAVASEDIEKRLSIVPNSAIKDRYQFSVPAMDPNGEKFFPIIPDMRVLRNFDNQVDKINYGKDAEIQDLPYPKLSFSEFESRYKSKIKDRIGLIVKHLLKNKFLSFLANFFYAKNAGYKFVKEALEKELGENDLLK, from the coding sequence ATGGAAAACGAAAACACTTTCAAGCTTTGTATTACAATGGCAGGTGCCGTTTCTGCGGGGGCTTATACTGCTGGCGTTTTGGATTATTTAATTGAAACACTCGACCTGTGGGAAAAGGCCAAGGAGAAAAACAGAAAACTTGGAGTTGCACATCCAGATTATGATCACACCATCCCGATGCATCAAGTGGAGATTGACGTTATAAGTGGCTCTTCGGCTGGTGGTATTTCTGGCTCATTGACTTTTATGGCATTGGCTGACAAAAATTTCAAAAGCTTCAACAAAGACAATCCCACAGGAACCAATAACATTTTTTATAAAAGTTGGGTAGATATGGGCAACACTGCTGAAAATAGTACGGTTGATAAACTACTTAACAATAGTGATTTAAAGGAATATGGCGAAGTACGCTCTTTACTTAACACCCAAGCAATAGATGTAATTGCCGACGAAGCTCTGGCTGTACGCGAACAGCGTGAAATTCCCAAATATGCCTCAGACAGTCTTGACGTGATTTTGACTACTACCAATTTACGAGGCATTAATTTTATGGTAAATTTTGATGCAAGTGGCCGCGATACTTCTAAAGGTACGGTTATCACAAATCACGGAGGTTTTTTCAGGTATAAGCTAAAAAATGATAAATTCCCTACTGGAATACCCGAAAAGGAAGACGAACTGTACTATGTGCTTGATCTTTCAAACGAAACGCATCTTCAATATTTAAAGGATGCCACATTGAGTACTGCAGCATTTCCAATTGGTTTAAAATCACGGGAGGTTGCCATTTCAGCAGAATACATAAAACGGTATCCGAAATATTTGTTCAATAAATCCAAAGGCATCGAACCGCTTTTGCCCGAAGGCGCTATTTATAAATTTAACTCTGTGGATGGGGGCGTTATTAATAACGAACCCTACGGAATTGGACTGAAAGTTTTGCGGGAAAAGAACCCAAAAAGTATTGAAGCGTGCAAATACGGAGTAATAATGATAGATCCGTTTCCGAACAAAGATCACGACGTTGCTGAAAGTGGCAGCGGAATTATGAGCATAGCAGGAGGGCTTTTAAAAGCACTTCGCAATCAGGTAATGTTCAACCAGGATGGAATTTTGGACGCGCTGGATATGACAGACCGTACCAAATTTTTAATTGAGCCCATTCGTAAGATTGAAAAAGACGGGAAATGGGTTCGTCCAAAAAATGACTTGGCAGCTGCTCCCATCGGTGGATTTGCAGGGTTTTTGAGCCGAGATTTTCGGGAGCACGATTTTCAGTTGGGCAGAAAAAACTGTCAGGTTTTCTTACGATACTATTTTGCGGTAGCTTCCGAAGATATTGAAAAACGCTTAAGTATTGTTCCCAATAGTGCCATAAAAGATAGGTATCAATTTTCGGTGCCAGCAATGGACCCGAACGGAGAAAAATTCTTTCCAATTATACCCGATATGCGCGTGTTGCGAAATTTTGACAATCAGGTAGATAAAATCAACTATGGAAAGGATGCGGAAATTCAGGATTTACCGTACCCTAAATTATCTTTTTCTGAGTTTGAAAGCCGTTACAAATCCAAAATAAAGGATCGCATTGGATTGATTGTGAAACATTTGCTGAAAAATAAATTTCTTTCTTTTTTGGCCAATTTCTTTTACGCAAAAAACGCAGGTTATAAATTTGTAAAAGAGGCATTGGAAAAGGAACTTGGCGAAAATGACCTCTTAAAATAA
- a CDS encoding CPXCG motif-containing cysteine-rich protein, producing MFEYFFQCPHCWEEISMLLDTSVRHQKYIEDCEICCNPIELEVTFQDGELIGFSANSIGQ from the coding sequence ATGTTCGAATATTTTTTTCAATGTCCCCACTGCTGGGAAGAGATTTCGATGTTGTTGGATACTTCTGTCCGACATCAAAAATATATTGAGGATTGTGAAATTTGTTGTAACCCCATTGAATTGGAAGTAACCTTCCAAGATGGCGAACTTATTGGCTTTTCAGCGAACAGTATTGGTCAGTAA
- a CDS encoding SpoIIAA family protein, with product MLSTFSLADNIIGFIIDGPYNENSVDKIQNEVLEKLEYFDTVSFYIEDTSNAEISLKAVLKSIPFKIKTGNRFEKVAVVTDRKWVQLFSSLEKLFFNAEIRLFNSKQRLEAIQWISH from the coding sequence ATGCTCTCCACATTTAGTCTTGCAGACAACATTATTGGTTTTATTATAGATGGTCCTTACAATGAAAATTCAGTTGATAAAATTCAAAATGAAGTTTTAGAGAAATTAGAATATTTTGATACCGTTAGTTTTTATATTGAAGATACTTCCAATGCTGAAATCTCGCTCAAGGCTGTATTGAAAAGCATTCCTTTTAAGATTAAGACCGGGAACCGTTTTGAAAAAGTGGCAGTAGTTACAGATCGGAAATGGGTACAGCTTTTTAGTTCTCTTGAGAAACTTTTTTTTAACGCCGAAATACGTCTTTTTAATTCAAAACAAAGGCTTGAAGCTATTCAGTGGATAAGCCATTAA
- a CDS encoding AsmA family protein, whose translation MKNGFKKIIYTVLSLGALFIIGTVTVNIILKKKLENFIEDRLPQNIIRAYDDITVETFGGSLTITNASLIIENKENGAKHTFVNVEKLKISDISYWDYLFNSEIHIEAITLTNPTIAYYQDRIAKNESTQNNDFLSVYKPILIDRLNVNNTKFAIYEKAKDSTELYTKGLSVAIEGIKIDAQTIKRKIPLEYKSYTAKSDTVFVKVSPYENLTVKDFTVENRNAFFENLILKTKYSKRELSKLISKERDHYDLSLKSLSVEGIDFGFNQNRFFAKSKLLSLSAPSLEIYRDKLVADETKTKPLYSKMLRELPFDLTIDSLKISDAKIIYEERQKAENMGGSINFENLEASISNVSNTYSSPTKTEAKIKADFMENTPISVNWSFDVQNKNDQFLFSADVGHLVADRLNSFTEPNLKVRLEGTTDQTYFTIDGNNDTSTIDMKIKYSDFKVLLLQNEGEKKNKFLSAVANIFISKNSQEKNEYYKEGTAEATRNKSKSVFNFLWLNIKNALKKILI comes from the coding sequence ATGAAAAATGGATTTAAAAAAATTATTTATACAGTACTCTCTTTGGGCGCATTGTTTATAATTGGAACGGTAACGGTAAACATTATCCTTAAAAAAAAGCTGGAAAACTTCATCGAGGATCGCCTGCCGCAAAATATAATCCGTGCTTATGACGACATTACTGTAGAAACTTTTGGTGGTTCACTTACCATTACAAATGCATCTCTAATAATAGAAAATAAAGAAAATGGCGCAAAGCATACATTTGTAAATGTTGAAAAACTTAAAATCTCTGACATCAGTTACTGGGATTATCTCTTTAATAGTGAAATTCATATAGAAGCAATCACGCTCACCAATCCTACAATCGCTTATTACCAAGATAGAATAGCAAAAAATGAAAGTACCCAAAACAATGATTTCTTATCAGTATACAAGCCTATACTAATTGATCGTTTAAATGTAAACAATACCAAATTTGCCATTTATGAAAAAGCAAAAGACTCTACAGAGCTTTATACCAAGGGACTTTCTGTTGCTATTGAAGGAATAAAAATAGATGCCCAAACAATAAAGCGCAAAATACCTTTGGAATATAAAAGTTATACTGCAAAAAGCGATACTGTTTTTGTGAAGGTAAGTCCCTATGAAAATCTTACAGTAAAAGATTTTACCGTTGAAAATCGAAACGCATTTTTTGAAAATTTAATTTTAAAAACTAAGTATTCAAAAAGGGAGCTTTCAAAATTGATTTCAAAAGAACGCGATCATTATGACCTTTCCTTAAAATCCCTCTCAGTTGAAGGAATTGATTTTGGCTTTAACCAAAATCGTTTCTTTGCAAAAAGCAAATTGCTTTCCTTGTCTGCTCCATCGCTTGAAATTTACAGGGATAAATTGGTAGCAGACGAAACAAAAACAAAACCGTTGTACAGTAAAATGTTACGTGAACTACCTTTTGACCTAACAATTGATTCTTTAAAAATTAGCGATGCGAAAATAATCTATGAAGAACGACAGAAGGCTGAAAACATGGGCGGATCCATAAATTTTGAAAATCTTGAAGCATCCATCTCAAATGTGAGCAACACCTACAGTAGTCCCACTAAAACCGAAGCGAAGATAAAAGCCGACTTTATGGAAAATACGCCAATCTCTGTAAATTGGAGTTTTGATGTACAAAATAAAAATGATCAGTTTCTATTCAGTGCCGATGTAGGTCACTTAGTAGCAGATAGACTTAACAGTTTTACCGAGCCTAATTTAAAAGTGAGATTGGAGGGCACTACCGACCAAACATATTTTACAATTGATGGTAATAATGATACATCAACAATAGATATGAAGATTAAATATTCAGATTTTAAGGTTTTGCTTTTGCAAAATGAAGGTGAAAAGAAAAATAAGTTTCTATCTGCTGTGGCAAACATTTTTATCTCCAAAAACAGTCAAGAAAAAAACGAATATTACAAAGAAGGAACCGCAGAAGCTACGCGCAACAAGTCAAAATCTGTTTTTAATTTTTTATGGCTGAACATAAAAAACGCCCTTAAAAAAATCCTGATCTAA
- a CDS encoding M1 family metallopeptidase — MKYFTLSFLVSLFLTTIPLTLFAQQANPNNQDLFDNVSYRQGNVYRTASGKPGPEYWQNSADYILKATLDDKTHTVSGNVTIHYTNNSPETLDFIWIYLEQNRFTENSRGTLTTPVQGNRYNGDIEGGFELSNVSAKTKTGTSSQYIITDTRMQLWLDKPLAAKGGEVEIKMDFKFKVPVEGMDRMGRLEVKDGTIYAIAQWYPRVAVFDDVVGWNTDPYLGAGEFYCEYGNYDVMITAPANQTVVCSGVLQNPKEVLTKEQQDRWSQAEKSDKTVYIIKPEEVGKPVAHAKTGGTLTWHYKMENTRDVAWAASKAFIWDAARMNLGEGKTGLAQSVYPKESDGKTAWSRSTEFTKASVEFYSKKYFTYPYYNAINVAASVGGMEYPGVSFCHYQSRDADLWDVTDHEFGHNWFPMIVGSNERRYPWMDEGFNTFINHYSTDAFNNGEFPTTTDKPKNLVRYLSFENRESIDTYPDVANAMNLAYTAYYKPAAGLYLLREYILGGERFDNAFKSYIHTWAFKHPQPNDFFNHMENVAGEDLSWFWKGWFYGNGNIDLGISEVKPFNGNYLITVENDGQIPMPVQLQVIYEDNSKEEISLPVEIWQRGNSWTHLLKTTKQVQRVVLDPNKMLPDVNVLNDTWNKI, encoded by the coding sequence ATGAAGTATTTCACACTCAGTTTCTTGGTTTCACTGTTTCTCACAACGATTCCGCTTACATTATTTGCTCAGCAAGCAAACCCCAACAATCAAGATCTTTTCGATAATGTTAGTTACAGACAAGGCAATGTTTACCGAACGGCTTCGGGTAAACCGGGGCCCGAATATTGGCAAAACTCCGCAGATTATATTTTGAAGGCTACTCTGGACGATAAAACGCATACCGTTTCTGGAAATGTGACGATTCATTATACCAACAACAGTCCAGAAACTTTAGATTTTATTTGGATCTATTTAGAACAAAATCGATTTACCGAAAATTCCCGCGGAACCTTAACAACTCCTGTTCAGGGAAACCGCTACAATGGTGATATTGAAGGCGGCTTTGAATTAAGCAACGTCTCAGCAAAAACAAAAACGGGCACTTCTTCCCAATATATAATTACCGATACGCGTATGCAACTTTGGCTCGATAAGCCTTTGGCTGCAAAAGGAGGAGAGGTTGAAATAAAAATGGATTTTAAATTTAAAGTTCCTGTTGAGGGGATGGACCGCATGGGCCGCCTAGAGGTAAAAGACGGCACTATATACGCCATAGCACAATGGTATCCGAGAGTTGCAGTTTTTGACGATGTAGTGGGCTGGAATACTGATCCCTATTTGGGTGCAGGCGAATTTTACTGCGAATATGGAAATTATGATGTAATGATTACCGCTCCTGCAAACCAAACCGTAGTTTGTTCGGGTGTATTGCAAAACCCTAAAGAAGTACTTACAAAAGAACAACAGGACCGTTGGTCACAAGCTGAAAAAAGTGACAAAACAGTTTATATTATTAAACCGGAGGAAGTTGGAAAGCCAGTGGCGCACGCAAAAACCGGAGGTACGCTCACGTGGCATTATAAAATGGAGAATACCCGCGATGTGGCTTGGGCAGCTTCCAAAGCATTTATTTGGGACGCAGCACGCATGAATCTTGGCGAAGGCAAAACAGGATTGGCCCAATCAGTTTATCCAAAAGAAAGTGACGGAAAAACCGCTTGGTCACGCTCAACGGAATTTACCAAAGCATCTGTAGAATTTTATTCAAAAAAATATTTCACTTACCCATATTATAACGCAATAAACGTGGCGGCAAGTGTAGGTGGAATGGAATATCCCGGTGTTAGTTTTTGTCATTACCAAAGCAGGGATGCAGATCTGTGGGACGTAACAGACCACGAGTTTGGGCACAACTGGTTCCCAATGATTGTAGGCAGTAACGAACGACGCTATCCATGGATGGATGAAGGTTTCAATACTTTTATAAACCATTACAGTACTGATGCTTTTAATAATGGTGAATTTCCAACAACTACAGACAAACCAAAAAATTTAGTGCGCTATTTAAGCTTTGAAAACCGTGAGAGTATTGATACTTATCCCGATGTGGCCAATGCAATGAATTTAGCATATACGGCCTATTATAAACCAGCAGCGGGACTTTATTTGCTTCGTGAGTACATACTTGGCGGTGAACGTTTTGACAATGCTTTTAAAAGTTATATTCACACTTGGGCTTTCAAACACCCGCAGCCTAATGACTTTTTTAACCATATGGAAAACGTGGCAGGCGAAGATCTTTCCTGGTTTTGGAAAGGCTGGTTTTATGGTAATGGAAATATTGATTTAGGCATTTCAGAAGTAAAACCTTTCAACGGCAATTATCTAATTACAGTTGAAAATGACGGGCAGATACCGATGCCGGTCCAATTGCAAGTGATTTATGAAGACAATTCAAAAGAAGAAATCTCGCTTCCCGTTGAAATCTGGCAGCGTGGCAATAGCTGGACGCACCTTTTAAAAACGACCAAACAAGTGCAGCGCGTGGTTTTGGATCCCAATAAAATGCTGCCCGATGTAAATGTTTTGAACGACACTTGGAATAAAATTTAA
- a CDS encoding M56 family metallopeptidase produces MELYLLKSGSILAILFTFYKVALENTSLHTFKRFYLFGSLLASFFIPLITFTSYIEVSPIVPIYSEVSPQSNYTEVEQTLNFWPFVLWTIYGLGVLFFSIKFFRSLFGLIQKIRKNPKYKNTPFINVLLNETVIPHTFFNYIFLNKKQFENREIPQEVIFHEETHARQKHSLDIIFIEILQIVFWFNPLFYFFKKSIKLNHEFLADRAVLNAGAETSDYQKILLAFSSNAATPSLAHSLNYSSIKKRFTLMKTRTSKRAIWFRSLLILPLLSVLIYGFSSKEIIQKNAQTNESIKEKATKAEVAEYNKLAKKYNAVDIEERIIKKKDLERLETIYRKMNDEQKANAETFPECLPPPPPKPPKAPKPPKVKKGEKSDVPPPPPAPKVSKTPSAENGNLYMAPEAPPAPLADPVEYVKELGKRGATFYIGPHKYSTDEAIEMVKKSTNDVTIDVNQYPIVHLDGC; encoded by the coding sequence ATGGAGTTATATCTCTTGAAATCCGGAAGCATATTAGCAATCCTTTTCACCTTTTACAAAGTGGCTTTGGAAAATACCTCTCTGCACACTTTTAAGCGTTTTTATTTATTCGGTAGTTTATTGGCTTCTTTTTTTATTCCGCTTATCACCTTTACCAGCTATATAGAGGTTTCGCCTATCGTGCCCATTTATTCCGAAGTATCTCCGCAATCGAATTATACTGAAGTTGAACAAACCTTAAATTTCTGGCCGTTCGTGCTTTGGACTATTTATGGCCTTGGCGTGTTGTTTTTTAGCATTAAATTTTTCAGAAGTCTTTTTGGGTTAATCCAAAAAATTCGAAAAAATCCAAAATATAAAAACACCCCTTTTATAAACGTACTTTTAAACGAAACTGTAATTCCACATACTTTTTTCAACTATATATTTCTGAACAAAAAGCAATTCGAAAACCGTGAAATACCGCAGGAAGTAATATTTCACGAAGAAACACATGCGCGCCAAAAACACAGTTTGGACATTATTTTTATTGAAATATTGCAGATTGTGTTTTGGTTCAATCCGCTGTTTTATTTCTTTAAAAAAAGTATCAAACTGAACCACGAGTTTTTGGCAGACCGTGCCGTGTTAAACGCAGGTGCCGAAACTTCAGACTATCAAAAGATATTACTTGCATTCTCATCAAATGCAGCTACGCCATCGCTGGCGCATTCACTGAATTATTCATCAATCAAAAAACGATTTACACTTATGAAAACACGCACCTCCAAAAGAGCCATCTGGTTTCGAAGCCTTTTAATTTTGCCCTTGCTTTCCGTATTGATTTATGGGTTTAGCTCGAAAGAAATTATTCAAAAAAACGCACAAACAAATGAATCAATTAAAGAAAAGGCCACAAAAGCAGAAGTTGCTGAATATAACAAACTGGCAAAAAAATATAACGCGGTTGACATTGAAGAACGAATCATCAAAAAGAAGGATTTGGAACGTTTGGAAACCATTTACCGCAAAATGAACGATGAACAGAAAGCAAATGCAGAAACGTTTCCTGAGTGTCTTCCCCCACCCCCACCCAAACCTCCAAAAGCTCCGAAACCTCCAAAAGTAAAGAAAGGTGAAAAAAGTGATGTTCCACCGCCGCCGCCAGCCCCAAAGGTTTCTAAAACACCTTCAGCAGAAAACGGAAACTTATATATGGCTCCCGAGGCTCCGCCAGCGCCACTTGCAGACCCTGTGGAATATGTAAAGGAATTGGGAAAACGGGGAGCCACTTTTTACATAGGCCCGCATAAATACAGCACAGACGAAGCGATTGAAATGGTGAAAAAAAGCACGAACGATGTTACTATAGATGTAAACCAATATCCGATAGTTCATTTAGACGGATGCTAA
- a CDS encoding BlaI/MecI/CopY family transcriptional regulator — MTLSNAEEQLMQLLWKKERAIMKDLVEAYPDPKPATTTVATLLKRMQDKNFVDYKQVGRSREYFPLVKKKDYFSKHVNGLIKNFFNNSPSQFASFFTEETNLSKKELEELKALIDSEIKKK, encoded by the coding sequence ATGACTCTTTCAAATGCCGAAGAACAATTGATGCAACTTCTCTGGAAAAAGGAACGCGCTATTATGAAAGATTTAGTGGAAGCCTATCCCGATCCAAAACCAGCAACAACAACCGTTGCCACGCTTTTGAAACGGATGCAGGACAAAAATTTTGTGGATTATAAACAAGTTGGGCGTTCGCGGGAATATTTTCCTTTGGTAAAAAAGAAAGATTATTTCTCAAAACATGTGAATGGTTTGATAAAAAATTTCTTCAATAACAGCCCATCGCAGTTTGCGTCTTTTTTTACCGAAGAAACCAATCTCTCCAAAAAAGAGCTGGAAGAACTGAAAGCGCTCATCGATTCTGAAATTAAAAAGAAATAA
- a CDS encoding PhnA domain-containing protein has protein sequence MNSEKNLRERSGNACELCGSEENLIVFEVSNSPTDVAETSIFICNTCKEQIEDPEKVESNHWRCLNDSMWSTVPAVQVMAWRMLNRLKVEGWPQDLLDMMYLEDETKEWAKAGVAENQAEAVIHRDCNGNILEAGDSVVLIKDLKVKGSSMVAKQGTAVRRISLDHENEKYIEGKVEGQQIVIITDFVKKI, from the coding sequence ATGAATTCAGAAAAAAACCTACGAGAAAGGAGTGGTAATGCATGTGAACTTTGCGGCTCTGAAGAAAATTTGATTGTTTTTGAAGTGTCAAATTCTCCAACAGATGTAGCGGAAACTAGCATTTTTATTTGCAACACTTGTAAAGAGCAAATAGAAGATCCGGAAAAAGTAGAGTCAAACCATTGGCGCTGTTTGAACGATAGCATGTGGAGCACCGTGCCGGCAGTACAAGTTATGGCATGGCGCATGCTAAACCGTTTAAAGGTCGAAGGTTGGCCGCAGGATTTGTTGGATATGATGTATCTGGAAGATGAAACCAAAGAATGGGCAAAAGCTGGTGTAGCAGAAAATCAAGCGGAAGCAGTAATTCATCGCGATTGCAATGGAAATATTTTAGAAGCCGGTGATTCGGTAGTTCTTATAAAAGATTTAAAGGTGAAGGGTAGCAGTATGGTTGCCAAACAAGGTACTGCAGTTCGTAGAATCTCTCTTGATCACGAAAACGAAAAGTACATTGAAGGCAAAGTCGAGGGCCAACAGATTGTAATTATCACTGATTTTGTGAAGAAAATATAA